A DNA window from Mariprofundus aestuarium contains the following coding sequences:
- the htpX gene encoding protease HtpX produces the protein MRGFKGIFLLIITNILIFLTLAITGTILIDVVLPNFGIDLRGSVTTLDFAWAMVFGFGGAFISLFMSKFLAKRGMRMQQITDPSTPKEKVVYNTVAELAQREGIKMPEVWVYWDDVPNAFATGPTRNNAMVAVSSGLAMNLTDEELKAVVAHEVGHINNGDMMATTLLQGLMNTFVYFLARMISRPLMERNYWLGFAVYMALQFMLSILAMIPICWFSRRREFRADAYAADAVGAASMASALQKIEVLAQRTLSSEHREEGMSEDALATMKIHGQSKGFSHLFATHPPTEARIAALRNRK, from the coding sequence CTCATTGACGTGGTTTTGCCGAACTTCGGCATCGACCTGCGCGGCAGTGTGACCACACTCGATTTCGCATGGGCGATGGTATTCGGCTTCGGCGGCGCCTTCATTTCGCTGTTCATGTCCAAGTTCCTGGCCAAGCGCGGCATGCGTATGCAGCAGATCACTGACCCTTCCACCCCCAAGGAAAAAGTCGTCTACAACACCGTCGCCGAACTGGCACAGCGTGAAGGCATCAAAATGCCGGAGGTCTGGGTTTACTGGGATGATGTTCCCAACGCCTTTGCCACCGGGCCGACCCGCAACAATGCCATGGTCGCCGTATCCTCAGGCCTTGCCATGAACCTCACTGATGAGGAGCTCAAGGCTGTGGTGGCGCATGAAGTCGGTCACATCAACAATGGTGATATGATGGCCACCACCCTGCTACAGGGGCTGATGAACACCTTTGTCTATTTCCTCGCCCGCATGATCTCCCGACCGTTGATGGAGCGTAATTACTGGCTCGGTTTCGCCGTATATATGGCACTGCAGTTCATGCTCTCGATTCTGGCCATGATCCCGATCTGTTGGTTCTCCCGCCGCCGCGAATTTCGCGCTGATGCCTATGCCGCAGATGCTGTCGGTGCCGCGTCCATGGCTTCCGCCCTGCAGAAAATCGAGGTTTTGGCTCAGCGAACGCTCAGCTCTGAACACCGGGAAGAGGGCATGAGTGAAGATGCACTGGCGACAATGAAAATTCACGGCCAGTCCAAAGGATTCTCACATCTGTTTGCCACGCATCCGCCAACAGAAGCACGCATTGCAGCACTGAGAAACCGGAAGTAA
- a CDS encoding competence/damage-inducible protein A: MQHQTAAILVIGNEVLSGRTREANAYYAAGRFFECGCKLGEVAIIPDEHAAIISTLNRLREQFDAVITSGGIGPTHDDITMESIAAAFNVELIEHSFIVQAMTEHFGEEGLNEGRRRMTRVPQGSKLIRCEKTIAPGARIGNVYILAGVPYIFESQLDSILDQFGDSPFQRIEIEVELPESLFAKPLSSIQAQFDDVEIGSYPGRCGPNPCGKICLSSQNPGRLKEAADAVTLMIEGITD, from the coding sequence ATGCAACATCAAACCGCAGCAATACTGGTCATTGGTAATGAGGTTCTCTCCGGGCGCACCCGTGAAGCCAATGCTTATTATGCTGCTGGTAGGTTTTTTGAATGCGGCTGCAAACTTGGTGAAGTGGCTATTATTCCTGATGAGCACGCAGCAATTATCTCGACACTCAACCGTCTGAGGGAGCAGTTCGATGCAGTCATCACCTCCGGTGGTATTGGTCCCACCCATGATGACATCACCATGGAGTCGATCGCAGCAGCGTTTAACGTCGAACTTATCGAACACAGCTTTATTGTTCAGGCCATGACTGAGCACTTTGGTGAAGAGGGCCTTAATGAGGGTCGGCGCCGCATGACCCGCGTTCCGCAAGGTTCCAAGCTAATCCGCTGTGAAAAGACGATCGCACCAGGTGCCCGCATCGGCAATGTCTACATTCTTGCCGGAGTTCCATATATCTTTGAATCACAGCTGGATTCAATTCTGGATCAGTTTGGTGATAGTCCCTTCCAGCGCATTGAGATTGAAGTGGAGCTTCCCGAAAGCCTCTTTGCCAAGCCACTCTCTTCCATTCAGGCACAGTTTGATGATGTCGAGATCGGCTCCTACCCAGGCCGCTGCGGCCCTAATCCCTGCGGAAAAATCTGTTTAAGCAGTCAGAATCCAGGCCGGCTGAAAGAGGCCGCCGATGCAGTTACATTGATGATAGAGGGCATTACGGATTAA
- the amrS gene encoding AmmeMemoRadiSam system radical SAM enzyme, with protein sequence MITTHFPGRYWHKLEDGRIQCDICPRDCKLHDGQRGLCFVRKCEDEKIVLTTYGRSSGFCIDPIEKKPLNHFYPGSSVLSFGTAGCNLACKFCQNWDISKSREFDRLCDQASPEAIARTAVEYGCKSVAFTYNDPVIFLEYAVDAAKACHDLNVKTVAVTAGYIHAEARREFFSHIDAANIDLKAFTEDFYHKLCVGHLKPVLDTLKYLKHETDVWFEITTLLIQGHNDSDAELRALADWVAENLGPDVPLHFSAFYPAWKMNDVEPTPQATLTRARKIGMDAGLTYVYTGNTHDKRGGTTFCPSCGSRLIVRDWYEISEHRLTDEGHCIMCDMKIPGCFDAFHDCFGARRIPVQIHSEE encoded by the coding sequence ATGATCACCACGCACTTCCCCGGACGTTACTGGCACAAGCTTGAGGATGGCCGCATTCAGTGCGATATCTGTCCGCGCGACTGCAAGCTTCACGATGGTCAGCGAGGACTCTGTTTCGTACGTAAGTGCGAAGACGAGAAGATCGTTTTGACGACCTACGGGCGTTCATCCGGCTTCTGTATCGATCCGATCGAGAAGAAGCCGCTCAACCATTTCTATCCCGGATCAAGCGTTCTCTCCTTCGGCACGGCAGGTTGTAATCTGGCCTGTAAATTCTGCCAGAACTGGGATATCTCCAAGTCGCGCGAGTTCGACAGGCTTTGTGATCAGGCCAGTCCTGAAGCGATTGCCAGAACTGCTGTTGAGTATGGCTGCAAGAGTGTCGCCTTTACCTATAACGACCCGGTGATCTTCCTTGAGTATGCGGTCGATGCAGCCAAAGCCTGCCATGACCTCAATGTCAAAACCGTAGCGGTGACGGCGGGATATATTCACGCGGAAGCAAGAAGGGAGTTCTTCAGCCATATCGATGCGGCCAATATTGATCTGAAAGCATTTACAGAGGACTTTTATCACAAGCTCTGCGTTGGCCATCTGAAACCGGTGCTAGATACGTTGAAATATCTTAAACATGAGACGGATGTCTGGTTTGAAATCACAACACTGTTGATTCAGGGGCATAACGACAGCGATGCGGAGTTGCGCGCTCTTGCCGACTGGGTTGCAGAAAACCTGGGTCCGGATGTGCCACTCCATTTCTCCGCATTTTATCCCGCGTGGAAAATGAATGATGTTGAACCGACCCCTCAGGCTACCCTGACGCGTGCCCGCAAGATCGGCATGGATGCAGGTCTGACCTATGTTTACACCGGTAATACCCACGATAAGAGGGGCGGTACGACGTTCTGTCCAAGTTGTGGAAGCCGATTGATTGTGCGTGACTGGTACGAAATTTCAGAGCACAGGCTCACAGATGAGGGACACTGCATTATGTGTGATATGAAAATCCCCGGGTGCTTTGATGCTTTCCACGACTGTTTCGGTGCCCGCCGGATCCCAGTTCAGATCCATTCGGAGGAGTGA
- the amrA gene encoding AmmeMemoRadiSam system protein A, which produces MSESVNKGRVLIGIARAEIAKKLAVPFDEPAASGQDWLEEPAAAFVTLTINGALRGCIGSLEARRSMIDDVRSNARAAAFEDPRFPPLSMEEFSNVMVEVSVLTELEAMHAYTENIAISKLRPGIDGVVFKFGMYKATFLPQVWDQLPDPVDFLGHLKAKAGLSAEFWHPEVLLFKYQVKRYCEKDLSSERQ; this is translated from the coding sequence ATGAGTGAATCGGTAAACAAGGGAAGAGTCCTGATTGGCATTGCCCGCGCCGAGATTGCAAAAAAACTGGCTGTTCCCTTTGATGAGCCAGCTGCTTCTGGTCAGGACTGGCTGGAAGAGCCAGCTGCTGCCTTTGTAACGCTTACGATAAACGGTGCTTTGCGTGGCTGTATCGGCTCGCTGGAGGCTCGCCGTTCAATGATCGATGATGTGCGCTCCAATGCCCGTGCAGCTGCATTTGAGGATCCCCGCTTTCCGCCGTTGAGTATGGAAGAATTCTCCAATGTGATGGTTGAGGTGTCCGTGCTTACGGAGTTGGAAGCGATGCATGCCTACACTGAGAATATTGCTATCTCCAAGCTGCGCCCCGGCATCGACGGGGTGGTATTCAAGTTCGGTATGTACAAGGCGACCTTCCTGCCGCAGGTGTGGGATCAGTTGCCTGATCCGGTTGATTTTCTGGGCCACCTGAAGGCGAAGGCAGGGCTTTCAGCTGAATTCTGGCATCCTGAGGTACTGCTGTTCAAATATCAGGTGAAGCGATACTGCGAAAAGGATCTATCTTCGGAAAGGCAATGA
- the amrB gene encoding AmmeMemoRadiSam system protein B has protein sequence MSVRPAAVAGLFYPLEVEELTAQIFQSLAIAERELPTGLPLPRAIIVPHAGYVYSGLTAAFAYQSIRGAQFKRVVLLGPAHRVGFYGMAVPEVDRYRTPLGDIPVDQDAVRRALGHTQVQAFDVAHAEEHSLEVQLPFLQTVLDDFELLPICVGMVEPQAVSEVMEPFLHEEETLIVISSDLSHFHDYQSANAIDGVTVDAILALNGPLDHEQACGATGINALLILAEKYGLLPRLLDCRNSGDTAGDKMRVVGYASIVWFEQEVLNE, from the coding sequence ATGAGCGTTCGTCCCGCCGCAGTTGCAGGTCTGTTCTATCCGCTCGAAGTGGAAGAACTCACTGCCCAGATTTTCCAATCGTTGGCGATTGCCGAACGTGAGTTGCCTACCGGACTGCCTCTTCCCCGAGCGATCATTGTTCCCCATGCTGGATATGTTTATTCGGGGCTGACCGCAGCTTTTGCCTACCAATCTATCCGTGGAGCCCAGTTCAAGCGTGTTGTGTTGCTCGGCCCTGCACATCGGGTTGGCTTTTACGGTATGGCAGTTCCGGAGGTCGATAGATACCGGACGCCTCTGGGGGATATTCCCGTCGATCAGGACGCTGTTCGGCGCGCATTGGGTCATACCCAGGTTCAAGCCTTCGATGTGGCTCATGCAGAGGAGCACTCGCTGGAGGTGCAGCTGCCATTTCTGCAGACGGTGCTGGATGATTTCGAACTGCTTCCGATCTGTGTCGGCATGGTTGAGCCGCAGGCTGTCTCCGAGGTGATGGAGCCGTTCCTGCATGAAGAGGAGACGCTGATAGTGATCAGCTCTGACCTCTCCCATTTTCACGACTACCAGAGTGCCAATGCGATCGACGGTGTTACTGTTGATGCGATTCTGGCGCTCAATGGGCCACTTGATCATGAGCAGGCTTGTGGCGCGACCGGCATTAATGCTCTGTTGATTCTGGCTGAAAAATATGGGCTGCTGCCCCGTCTGCTCGATTGCCGAAACTCGGGCGATACGGCGGGAGATAAAATGCGCGTGGTCGGCTATGCTTCTATCGTATGGTTTGAGCAGGAGGTATTGAATGAGTGA